One segment of Streptomyces sp. YIM 121038 DNA contains the following:
- a CDS encoding WhiB family transcriptional regulator: MQLEAHAPSVPPSDTLPPPAPTEDPTLTPLTALTALDDAIENLGVPVPCRAYDPEVFFAESPADVEYAKSLCRTCPLMEACLAGAKERREPWGVWGGELFVQGVVVARKRPRGRPRKNPVVA; encoded by the coding sequence GTGCAACTCGAAGCGCACGCCCCGTCCGTACCGCCTTCAGACACGCTCCCCCCGCCCGCACCCACGGAGGACCCGACCTTGACTCCCCTCACAGCGCTCACCGCGCTCGACGACGCCATCGAGAACCTCGGCGTACCCGTCCCCTGCCGCGCCTACGACCCCGAGGTCTTCTTCGCGGAGTCCCCGGCCGACGTCGAGTACGCCAAGTCGCTCTGCCGCACCTGCCCGCTGATGGAGGCCTGCCTCGCCGGCGCCAAGGAGCGGCGTGAGCCGTGGGGTGTCTGGGGCGGTGAGCTGTTCGTCCAGGGCGTCGTCGTAGCCCGCAAGCGCCCGCGTGGCCGTCCGCGGAAGAACCCGGTAGTGGCATGA